A section of the Citrus sinensis cultivar Valencia sweet orange chromosome 8, DVS_A1.0, whole genome shotgun sequence genome encodes:
- the LOC127898703 gene encoding gamma-glutamyl hydrolase 1-like produces MQNHHYGISPERMQANQELAKFFKILTTSVDEYNKVYVSTVQAYNYPVTAFQWHPEKNAFEWGPKAIPHTEDAIRVTQQAANFFIRYD; encoded by the exons ATGCAAAACCACCAT TATGGCATTTCACCTGAAAGAATGCAAGCAAACCAGGAGCTAGCTAAGTTTTTTAAGATCTTGACAACAAGCGTGGATGAATATAATAAG GTCTATGTCTCAACAGTGCAAGCTTATAACTATCCTGTGACCGCCTTCCAATGGCATCCAGAG AAAAATGCTTTCGAATGGGGGCCAAAAGCAATTCCACACACAGAGGACGCCATTAGGGTGACTCAACAAGCTGCAAACTTTTTTATAAG ATATGATTAA
- the LOC102620991 gene encoding chloride channel protein CLC-e isoform X2: MECKLQLLLWQEHLQWHCCSSSSRVIPSSYQCKKSEPSCFKLKQKKYLSFSNSTKSLRLRPLGALPENERNRKEQPMIIGIDGHEVGNSGVIISSCLVGLLTGIGVVLFNKGVHEIRDFFWDEIPYGGASWLREKPIPAIWIRVVLVPACGGFIVSILNQLRYALSLDDDDDDDVQQVQDKSYPPPHPQAQAKDDISVITVSSTTSLPTIYYDYLKIAFQPLLKAVAACITLGTGNSLGPEGPSVEIGKSIAKGVGNLFDRRPRRKVSLVAAGSAAGISSGFNAAVAGCFFAVESVIWPSSAADSSASLAYTTSMVILSAVIASVVSEVGLGSEPAFKVPEYDFRSPGELPLYLLLGVLCGLISLTLSRCTTYMLAIVDNLQKDNGIPKAVFPVMGGLAVGLIALMFPEILYWGFENVDILLESRPFVKGLSADMLLQLVAAKIVATSLCRASGLVGGYYAPSLFIGAATGMAYGKFINFAIAQSNPTIHFSILEVASPQAYGLVGMAATLAGVCQVPLTSVLLLFELTQDYRIVLPLLGAVGLSSWFTSGQMRRRDVKETKVAVHANTNRKRQFEIYTSRTRGLSSSDLLAEEEPYAINLCEVESSLCIDDWNLEVEELKRRVFVSEVMRTRYVTVLMTTLLIEALTLMLAEKQSCAMIVDNDNILIGLLTLGDIEEFSKYAQAKTSRSKNVEWGEK, translated from the exons ATGGAATGTAAATTGCAGTTATTGCTGTGGCAGGAGCACTTGCAATGGCATTGTTGTTCTTCATCATCCCGGGTTATCCCTTCTTCATATCAATGCAAGAAATCAGAACCTTCTTGTTTCAAACTGAAGCAGAAGAAATACTTATCATTCTCTAATAGTACGAAATCTTTGAGGCTGAGGCCTCTTGGTGCCCTGCCTGAAAATGAAAGGAATCGAAAGGAGCAGCCGATGATTATTGGCATAGATGGGCATGAGGTGGGAAACTCAGGTGTAATAATATCGTCATGCTTGGTGGGTCTCCTCACTGGCATAGGGGTGGTTCTATTCAACAAGGGGGTGCATGAAATACGTGACTTCTTCTGGGATGAGATTCCCTATGGAGGTGCCTCGTGGTTGAGGGAGAAGCCTATTCCAGCCATCTGGATTCGGGTCGTTTTAGTCCCCGCTTGTGGTGGCTTTATTGTTAGCATCTTAAATCAGCTTCGATATGCTTTGAGTCTAGATGATGACGATGACGATGATGTGCAACAAGTTCAAGACAAAAGCTATCCTCCTCCTCATCCACAAGCACAAGCAAAAGATGATATCTCTGTTATTACCGTTTCTTCTACTACCAGTCTTCCTACTATCTACTAcgattatttgaaaatagcATTCCAGCCTCTTCTGAAGGCAGTGGCTGCTTGTATTACTCTTGGAACTGGCAATTCCCTTGGCCCTGAAGGTCCAAGTGTGGAGATTGGCAAATCCATAGCCAAGGGAGTTGGGAATCTCTTTGATCGACGCCCTAGAAGAAAAGTCTCTCTTGTGGCTGCGGGTTCTGCCGCTGGAATCTCTTCTG GATTCAACGCTGCTGTTGCTGGTTGCTTTTTTGCTGTAGAATCAGTCATATGGCCATCGTCAGCAGCAGATTCGTCCGCATCCTTAGCGTATACAACTTCTATGGTCATTCTTAGCGCTGTCATAGCTTCTGTTGTGTCAGAAGTTGGTCTCGGCTCTGAACCAGCCTTTAAGGTCCCGGAGTATGATTTCCGCTCCCCTGGTG AACTCCCTCTGTATCTGTTGCTTGGTGTCCTATGTGGCTTGATCTCTTTGACCTTATCTAGATGTACAACATATATGTTGGCAATTGTCGACAATCTCCAAAAGGACAATGGGATACCAAAGGCTGTGTTTCCGGTAATGGGTGGCTTGGCTGTTGGTCTGATAGCCTTGATGTTTCCGGAAATCCTTTACTGGGGTTTTGAGAATGTTGACATTTTATTAGAATCTCGTCCGTTTGTAAAAGGTCTCTCAGCTGACATGTTACTTCAGTTAGTAGCAGCCAAGATAGTTGCAACCTCTTTGTGTCGGGCTTCAGGACTAGTTGGGGGTTACTATGCCCCATCCCTCTTCATTGGTGCAGCAACAGGAATGGCATATggaaaattcattaattttgcaattgctcaatccaatccaacaattcatttttccattCTGGAAGTTGCATCTCCACAGGCTTATGGGCTG GTTGGAATGGCTGCTACTCTAGCAGGAGTGTGCCAAGTGCCTCTTACTTCAGTGTTGTTACTTTTCGAGTTGACACAGGACTATCGGATAGTTTTGCCCCTACTTGGAGCTGTTGGGTTGTCTTCATGGTTTACATCTGGACAAATGAGGAGAAGAGATGTCAAAGAGACTAAAGTAGCTGTCCATGCAAACACTAACAGAAAACGACAATTTGAGATATATACCAGTAGGACAAGAGGGTTATCATCTAGTGATTTGCTTGCTGAAGAGGAACCCTATGCAATTAACCTTTGTGAAGTTGAAAGCTCTCTTTGCATAGATGATTGGAATCTTGAAGTTGAGGAGTTGAAGAGGAGAGTTTTTGTGTCAGAAGTCATGAGAACAAGGTATGTGACTGTCCTAATGACCACTTTGCTTATTGAAGCATTGACGCTCATGCTGGCGGAGAAGCAATCATGTGCTATGATTgttgataatgataatattttaattggtttaCTGACACTTGGAGACATTGAAGAATTCAGCAAATATgcacaagcaaaaacaagtaGATCCAAG AATGTAGAATGGGGAGAAAAGTGA
- the LOC102620703 gene encoding outer envelope protein 64, mitochondrial — protein MSKSFNIIKTNTSNPKVWVVIGVSVVGFVVLAETLRRRRNPKLNGRVDFGAFLERFELIPFPQPPPPAARQPLAGLKFAIKDVFDVKGYVTGFGSPDWKRDHHEADRTAVVVTLLLKNGATCIGKTVLDEFAFGITGENKHYGTPVNPQMPSHIPGGSSSGSAVAVAAQLVDFALGTDTIGCVRVPASFCGILGYRPSHGTVSMIGVLPNSQSLDTVGLLARNASILHRVGHVLLQLNAVEPRRARRLIFADDIFQLSKVPKLKTIHVISKAIESLSGYQNPEHMNVGQYIASNVPSLKGLRAQSTSPENGTATLKALSSVMLSLQRYEFKTIYEEWVKSAKPRLGYNVFERVLEAINTTQDNIKILYKVRNEMRAALQRLLKDDKILVIPTVSDPPLKLNTKKTYSAEFHDRTLVLSSIGSMSGCCQVAIPIGKYNEHPISISFITYHGGDKFLLDTVLDLYDSLQEQVNIASNLVPLPDTNGSIDASELLKEKGNAAFKGKQWNKAVNYYSEAIKLNGTSATYYSNRAAAYLELGCFQQAEEDCSKTISLDKKNVKAYLRRGTAREALLYYNEALQDFKHAMVLEPQNKAANLAEKRLRKLIG, from the exons AtgtcaaaatcatttaatataattaaaaccaataCATCGAACCCCAAAGTTTGGGTAGTGATCGGGGTGAGCGTGGTGGGTTTCGTGGTTCTTGCGGAGACTCTGCGCCGTAGAAGGAATCCCAAATTGAATGGGAGAGTCGATTTTGGTGCTTTTTTGGAAAGATTTGAACTCATTCCGTTCCCTCAGCCGCCGCCTCCTGCTGCTCGGCAGCCTCTCGCCGGCCTCAAATTCGCCATCAAGGACGTTTTTGATGTGAAGGGGTATGTAACGGGGTTTGGGAGTCCAGACTGGAAGAGAGATCACCATGAAGCCGATAGGACGGCCGTGGTCGTTACTCTTTTGTTGAAGAATGGAGCTACTTGTATTGGCAAGACTGTTTTAGATGAATTTGCATTTGG GATTACTGGGGAGAACAAGCATTATGGAACCCCTGTTAATCCCCAAATGCCCTCTCATATTCCTGGAGGTTCTTCTAGTGGTTCAGCTGTGGCTGTTGCAGCTCAGCTTGTTGACTTTGCTCTTG GTACTGATACAATTGGCTGTGTGAGAGTTCCAGCATCATTTTGTGGGATCCTTGGTTACCGACCGTCTCATGGCACTGTTTCCATGATTGGCGTGCTGCCAAATTCACAATCTCTAGACACTGTTG GTTTGCTTGCTCGTAATGCATCTATTTTACATCGTGTTGGGCATGTTTTACTTCAACTAAACGCAGTGGAACCTAGGAGGGCCAGACGCCTTATTTTTGCTGATGATATCTTCCAGCTTTCAAAGGTTCCCAAGCTGAAGACAATACATGTTATTAGCAAAGCAATTGAAAGTCTATCTGGGT ACCAGAATCCAGAGCATATGAATGTTGGTCAGTATATTGCTTCAAATGTGCCCAGTCTAAAAGGATTGCGTGCTCAATCTACAAGCCCGGAAAATGGAACAGCTACTCTTAAAGCGCTTTCTTCTGTTATGCTTTCATTACAAAG ATACGagtttaaaacaatttatgaAGAATGGGTTAAATCAGCCAAACCAAGGTTAGGATATAATGTCTTTGAACGTGTTCTTGAAGCAATTAATACAACACAAGACAACATCAAAATCTTATACAAAGTCCGAAATGAGATGCGGGCAGCCCTTCAAAGGTTATTAAAG GATGATAAAATACTGGTCATTCCCACAGTTTCAGATCCTCCATTAAAGCTTAATACAAAGAAAACTTATTCTGCTGAATTTCATGATAGAACACTTGTGCTATCAAGCATCGGAAGCATGTCTGGTTGCTGTCAG GTTGCCATTCCAATAGGAAAGTACAATGAGCATCCCATTTCTATTTCATTTATCACGTACCATGGTGGCGataaatttcttcttgatACAGTCTTAGATCTGTATGATTCCCTCCAAGAACAAGTGAACATCGCTTCTAATTTAGTGCCACTGCCGGATACAAATGGTAGCATTGATGCTTCTGAACTTTTGAAAGAGAAG GGAAATGCTGCATTTAAAGGAAAGCAATGGAATAAGGCTGTGAATTATTACAGTGAAGCTATTAAATTGAATGGAACAAGTGCAACTTATTATTCGAACCGGGCAGCAGCTTACTTAGAATTAGGATG CTTCCAACAAGCTGAAGAAGACTGCAGTAAGACAATTTCACTTGATAAGAAG AATGTGAAAGCTTATTTGAGACGGGGAACAGCTAGAGAGGCTCTTCTCTATTATAACGAGGCTCTTCAAG ATTTCAAACATGCAATGGTTCTTGAGCCCCAGAATAAGGCTGCTAATCTTGCTGAGAAAAGGCTAAGAAAGCTGATAGGATGA
- the LOC102620991 gene encoding chloride channel protein CLC-e isoform X1, with amino-acid sequence MECKLQLLLWQEHLQWHCCSSSSRVIPSSYQCKKSEPSCFKLKQKKYLSFSNSTKSLRLRPLGALPENERNRKEQPMIIGIDGHEVGNSGVIISSCLVGLLTGIGVVLFNKGVHEIRDFFWDEIPYGGASWLREKPIPAIWIRVVLVPACGGFIVSILNQLRYALSLDDDDDDDVQQVQDKSYPPPHPQAQAKDDISVITVSSTTSLPTIYYDYLKIAFQPLLKAVAACITLGTGNSLGPEGPSVEIGKSIAKGVGNLFDRRPRRKVSLVAAGSAAGISSGFNAAVAGCFFAVESVIWPSSAADSSASLAYTTSMVILSAVIASVVSEVGLGSEPAFKVPEYDFRSPGELPLYLLLGVLCGLISLTLSRCTTYMLAIVDNLQKDNGIPKAVFPVMGGLAVGLIALMFPEILYWGFENVDILLESRPFVKGLSADMLLQLVAAKIVATSLCRASGLVGGYYAPSLFIGAATGMAYGKFINFAIAQSNPTIHFSILEVASPQAYGLVGMAATLAGVCQVPLTSVLLLFELTQDYRIVLPLLGAVGLSSWFTSGQMRRRDVKETKVAVHANTNRKRQFEIYTSRTRGLSSSDLLAEEEPYAINLCEVESSLCIDDWNLEVEELKRRVFVSEVMRTRYVTVLMTTLLIEALTLMLAEKQSCAMIVDNDNILIGLLTLGDIEEFSKYAQAKTSRSKKLLVSEMCSADGETCCVPCTATPNMNLLSALILMDRYGVNQVPVVMEHIPGQRGQLVGLLDRESIILTCRAFATKKSLS; translated from the exons ATGGAATGTAAATTGCAGTTATTGCTGTGGCAGGAGCACTTGCAATGGCATTGTTGTTCTTCATCATCCCGGGTTATCCCTTCTTCATATCAATGCAAGAAATCAGAACCTTCTTGTTTCAAACTGAAGCAGAAGAAATACTTATCATTCTCTAATAGTACGAAATCTTTGAGGCTGAGGCCTCTTGGTGCCCTGCCTGAAAATGAAAGGAATCGAAAGGAGCAGCCGATGATTATTGGCATAGATGGGCATGAGGTGGGAAACTCAGGTGTAATAATATCGTCATGCTTGGTGGGTCTCCTCACTGGCATAGGGGTGGTTCTATTCAACAAGGGGGTGCATGAAATACGTGACTTCTTCTGGGATGAGATTCCCTATGGAGGTGCCTCGTGGTTGAGGGAGAAGCCTATTCCAGCCATCTGGATTCGGGTCGTTTTAGTCCCCGCTTGTGGTGGCTTTATTGTTAGCATCTTAAATCAGCTTCGATATGCTTTGAGTCTAGATGATGACGATGACGATGATGTGCAACAAGTTCAAGACAAAAGCTATCCTCCTCCTCATCCACAAGCACAAGCAAAAGATGATATCTCTGTTATTACCGTTTCTTCTACTACCAGTCTTCCTACTATCTACTAcgattatttgaaaatagcATTCCAGCCTCTTCTGAAGGCAGTGGCTGCTTGTATTACTCTTGGAACTGGCAATTCCCTTGGCCCTGAAGGTCCAAGTGTGGAGATTGGCAAATCCATAGCCAAGGGAGTTGGGAATCTCTTTGATCGACGCCCTAGAAGAAAAGTCTCTCTTGTGGCTGCGGGTTCTGCCGCTGGAATCTCTTCTG GATTCAACGCTGCTGTTGCTGGTTGCTTTTTTGCTGTAGAATCAGTCATATGGCCATCGTCAGCAGCAGATTCGTCCGCATCCTTAGCGTATACAACTTCTATGGTCATTCTTAGCGCTGTCATAGCTTCTGTTGTGTCAGAAGTTGGTCTCGGCTCTGAACCAGCCTTTAAGGTCCCGGAGTATGATTTCCGCTCCCCTGGTG AACTCCCTCTGTATCTGTTGCTTGGTGTCCTATGTGGCTTGATCTCTTTGACCTTATCTAGATGTACAACATATATGTTGGCAATTGTCGACAATCTCCAAAAGGACAATGGGATACCAAAGGCTGTGTTTCCGGTAATGGGTGGCTTGGCTGTTGGTCTGATAGCCTTGATGTTTCCGGAAATCCTTTACTGGGGTTTTGAGAATGTTGACATTTTATTAGAATCTCGTCCGTTTGTAAAAGGTCTCTCAGCTGACATGTTACTTCAGTTAGTAGCAGCCAAGATAGTTGCAACCTCTTTGTGTCGGGCTTCAGGACTAGTTGGGGGTTACTATGCCCCATCCCTCTTCATTGGTGCAGCAACAGGAATGGCATATggaaaattcattaattttgcaattgctcaatccaatccaacaattcatttttccattCTGGAAGTTGCATCTCCACAGGCTTATGGGCTG GTTGGAATGGCTGCTACTCTAGCAGGAGTGTGCCAAGTGCCTCTTACTTCAGTGTTGTTACTTTTCGAGTTGACACAGGACTATCGGATAGTTTTGCCCCTACTTGGAGCTGTTGGGTTGTCTTCATGGTTTACATCTGGACAAATGAGGAGAAGAGATGTCAAAGAGACTAAAGTAGCTGTCCATGCAAACACTAACAGAAAACGACAATTTGAGATATATACCAGTAGGACAAGAGGGTTATCATCTAGTGATTTGCTTGCTGAAGAGGAACCCTATGCAATTAACCTTTGTGAAGTTGAAAGCTCTCTTTGCATAGATGATTGGAATCTTGAAGTTGAGGAGTTGAAGAGGAGAGTTTTTGTGTCAGAAGTCATGAGAACAAGGTATGTGACTGTCCTAATGACCACTTTGCTTATTGAAGCATTGACGCTCATGCTGGCGGAGAAGCAATCATGTGCTATGATTgttgataatgataatattttaattggtttaCTGACACTTGGAGACATTGAAGAATTCAGCAAATATgcacaagcaaaaacaagtaGATCCAAG AAGCTGCTAGTATCCGAAATGTGCTCTGCGGATGGTGAAACATGCTGTGTACCATGtacagctactcccaatatgAACCTTCTTTCTGCCTTAATACTCATGGATAGGTATGGTGTGAATCAAGTTCCAGTCGTTATGGAGCATATCCCAGGTCAGAGGGGACAACTTGTTGGGCTTTTAGACAGAGAAAGTATCATCCTAACTTGCAG AGCTTTTGCGACCAAAAAATCTTTGAgctaa